In Flammeovirgaceae bacterium 311, one DNA window encodes the following:
- a CDS encoding universal stress protein UspA-like protein (COG0589 Universal stress protein UspA and related nucleotide-binding proteins): MERILVLTDFSDIAKHGLEGAVRLAQQMGGAEILLLNTEPSPQGREFSATGDIYYTDNHEEDRFMVALIRKNKQRLQELSAAYEGNGVRITPYIEVGPMQEVVDAFMNKHKPDLIVMGTSGENTFEEYFVGNHTEQVIRIAKVPVITVKVTDRTTDIRNIVLATDMNDKAHNGLRHIKVLADRLRAHLHLVYVTKSGKIQQRRSDVETYARNQGLANYTIEAIEDSDIEDGIKRYAAKVGADLIAVITHGRNGLSAMLSHSVAEDVIREASVPVLTVNMNEAAKL, from the coding sequence ATGGAACGTATTCTGGTACTAACCGATTTTTCTGATATAGCCAAACATGGACTGGAAGGTGCAGTGCGCCTTGCCCAGCAAATGGGTGGCGCCGAAATATTGCTGTTAAATACTGAGCCCTCCCCTCAGGGGCGCGAGTTCTCTGCCACAGGCGATATTTACTACACCGATAACCATGAAGAAGACCGCTTTATGGTTGCCCTGATTCGTAAAAACAAGCAACGGCTTCAGGAGCTTTCTGCGGCTTATGAGGGCAACGGAGTGCGTATTACCCCTTATATAGAAGTAGGACCCATGCAGGAGGTGGTAGACGCTTTTATGAATAAGCATAAGCCAGACCTTATCGTAATGGGCACCAGCGGCGAAAACACCTTTGAAGAGTATTTTGTGGGTAATCACACCGAACAGGTGATAAGAATTGCCAAAGTACCGGTTATTACTGTTAAAGTAACCGACCGGACCACCGATATCAGAAACATTGTACTGGCAACCGATATGAATGACAAGGCCCACAACGGGCTGCGCCATATTAAAGTACTGGCAGATAGACTGAGAGCCCACCTGCACCTGGTATATGTAACCAAAAGTGGAAAAATACAGCAGCGGCGCTCGGATGTAGAGACCTATGCCCGTAACCAGGGGCTTGCCAATTATACTATAGAAGCAATAGAAGACAGCGATATAGAAGATGGCATCAAGCGTTATGCAGCAAAGGTAGGAGCCGACCTGATAGCCGTAATCACCCACGGGCGCAACGGTCTCTCTGCCATGCTAAGCCACAGCGTAGCAGAAGATGTGATTCGCGAAGCAAGCGTACCTGTTCTTACAGTAAACATGAACGAAGCGGCAAAGCTGTAG
- a CDS encoding hypothetical protein (COG1801 Uncharacterized conserved protein) encodes MKFGKLENIEGLSFTLPPSHPVNLKILPGKPAAEPRVYVGCSVWSEKGYKGRIFPARTPQRSFLAEYSKQLPTVELNGMHYYLPRPEVVESWKAAVPEGFCFCPKVPQFISHRRFMLGNPEMTDEFLLRLAALEGYLGPCILQLPPYFGPERLPQLADLLEFMPDDIELALELRHPAWFADPVAQDEVFALMEACGVHPVISDVGGRRDALHMRLSSRKLLIRFNGHNLHPTDYDRLDAWALQLQQWINQGLEEVYIFMHQPEQGFGANLARYFIRKMNKLNPDLKLKEPVWYGE; translated from the coding sequence ATGAAATTTGGAAAGCTTGAAAATATAGAGGGGCTAAGCTTTACCCTGCCACCCTCTCATCCTGTGAATCTCAAAATATTGCCTGGTAAGCCTGCTGCCGAGCCGCGGGTTTATGTTGGCTGTTCGGTCTGGTCTGAAAAGGGATACAAAGGTAGAATTTTTCCCGCCAGAACCCCACAGCGCTCATTCCTGGCAGAATACAGCAAGCAGCTGCCTACTGTAGAGTTAAACGGCATGCACTATTACCTGCCCCGGCCCGAGGTGGTAGAAAGCTGGAAAGCAGCCGTACCGGAAGGCTTCTGTTTTTGCCCCAAGGTGCCTCAGTTCATCAGCCACCGCCGGTTTATGTTGGGAAATCCGGAAATGACTGATGAATTTTTATTACGCCTGGCTGCCCTGGAGGGCTACCTGGGCCCCTGCATTTTACAGCTGCCTCCTTATTTTGGGCCAGAACGCCTGCCTCAGCTGGCCGATCTGCTGGAGTTTATGCCAGATGATATTGAACTGGCACTGGAGCTGCGGCACCCTGCCTGGTTTGCAGATCCTGTTGCCCAGGATGAGGTATTTGCCCTGATGGAAGCCTGTGGGGTGCACCCGGTGATATCTGACGTGGGCGGGAGACGTGATGCCCTGCACATGCGCTTAAGCAGCCGCAAACTACTTATTCGCTTTAACGGCCATAACCTGCACCCTACTGACTACGATCGGCTGGATGCCTGGGCTCTGCAGCTGCAACAGTGGATCAATCAGGGGCTGGAGGAGGTATATATTTTTATGCACCAGCCCGAGCAGGGTTTTGGCGCCAACCTTGCCCGCTATTTTATCAGGAAAATGAATAAGCTAAACCCCGACCTTAAGCTGAAGGAGCCTGTGTGGTATGGTGAATGA
- a CDS encoding radical SAM protein (COG1533 DNA repair photolyase) has translation MPMDYLSGRGAQSNPDNRFSKLERGIEHPEGIDEWPDAAQPTQFFTEHPRQIINEVKSPDLGMMKSVNPYQGCEHGCIYCYARNSHEYWGYSAGLDFESKIIIKKNAPELLEKAFASKSWKPAPISIAGNTDCYQPAERTFQLTRKMLQLCLKWGNPVGIITKNSLILRDLDILKPLAEEGLLHVYISLTTLQEELRRKMEPRTATARRRLQTLQQLTEAGVPCGVMTAPIIPGLNSHEVWELVKQAAAHGALTAGYTVVRLNGQVGPIFKEWLEKNFPDRASKVWNGICALHGGDVQDSRWGRRISGAGQEAENIQQLFRAARRKFMADRQMPPYNLSRFRPGGALSLF, from the coding sequence ATGCCTATGGATTACCTTTCGGGAAGAGGTGCGCAATCAAATCCAGATAACAGATTTAGTAAGCTGGAGCGAGGTATCGAGCATCCGGAGGGAATCGATGAGTGGCCTGATGCTGCACAGCCAACCCAGTTTTTTACTGAGCACCCCCGGCAAATCATCAATGAGGTGAAGAGTCCGGACCTGGGCATGATGAAATCAGTAAATCCCTACCAGGGCTGCGAGCATGGCTGCATTTACTGCTATGCCCGCAACTCGCACGAGTATTGGGGCTACAGTGCCGGCCTGGATTTCGAGAGCAAGATCATTATAAAGAAAAATGCGCCGGAGCTGCTGGAAAAAGCCTTTGCCAGCAAGAGCTGGAAACCTGCACCCATATCCATAGCAGGCAATACAGATTGCTATCAGCCTGCTGAACGAACTTTTCAGCTTACCCGGAAAATGCTTCAGCTTTGTCTGAAATGGGGCAACCCGGTAGGCATTATTACCAAGAACAGCCTTATTCTGCGGGATCTGGATATTCTGAAACCGCTGGCAGAAGAGGGGTTATTGCATGTATACATTAGCCTCACCACCCTGCAGGAAGAGCTGAGGCGTAAAATGGAACCCCGTACCGCCACTGCCCGGCGGCGCCTGCAAACCCTGCAGCAGCTAACGGAAGCCGGAGTGCCCTGCGGCGTAATGACGGCACCCATTATTCCTGGCCTGAACAGCCATGAGGTTTGGGAGTTGGTAAAGCAGGCTGCAGCACATGGTGCCCTTACGGCCGGCTATACGGTGGTGCGTCTTAACGGACAGGTTGGCCCCATTTTTAAGGAATGGCTGGAAAAGAATTTTCCGGACCGGGCCAGTAAGGTCTGGAATGGGATTTGCGCTCTGCATGGCGGCGATGTGCAAGATAGCAGGTGGGGCCGCCGCATCAGTGGTGCAGGGCAGGAGGCCGAAAACATTCAGCAACTGTTCAGGGCAGCCAGGCGAAAATTTATGGCCGACAGACAAATGCCCCCATACAACCTGAGCCGCTTCAGGCCCGGGGGTGCACTATCGCTTTTTTAA
- a CDS encoding O-acetylhomoserine sulfhydrylase (COG2873 O-acetylhomoserine sulfhydrylase): MADQTQSLRFETLQLHAGQDIDPTTGSRAVPIYQTTSYAFRDAEHGAKLFALQEFGNIYTRIMNPTTDVFEKRIAALEGGVAAVATASGQAAQFLALTNILGVGDNFVTSPFLYGGTYNQFKVSFKRLGIEVRFAKDDQADNLEQLIDDKTKAIYIETLGNPEFNVPDFEAIAALAKQYDIPLIVDNTFGAGGYLFRPLEHGAAVVVNSATKWIGGHGNSIGGVVVDGGNYNWGNGKFPQFSEPSEGYHGMNFWEVFGEGNPLGLPNIAFAIRTRVEGLRDFGPALSPFNSFLLLHGLETLSLRVDRTVQNALELAQWLEQHPDVEGVNYPGLKSSRYHELANKYFKRGFGGVFTFRIKGGKERAERFVNSLKLISHLANVGDAKTLVIHPASTTHQQLSEAAQQSAGVNPNLLRISAGIEHIDDIKADLEQAFAKVSEPVTA, from the coding sequence ATGGCTGATCAAACTCAATCCCTCCGTTTCGAAACCCTGCAGCTGCATGCAGGCCAAGACATCGACCCTACTACCGGCAGCCGTGCCGTGCCTATTTACCAAACCACCTCCTATGCATTTCGCGATGCCGAGCATGGTGCCAAACTTTTTGCCCTGCAGGAATTTGGTAACATCTACACCCGCATCATGAACCCCACCACCGATGTGTTTGAAAAACGCATTGCTGCGCTGGAAGGTGGTGTGGCGGCAGTGGCAACTGCCTCAGGCCAGGCCGCCCAGTTTCTGGCCCTGACCAATATTTTAGGGGTAGGCGATAACTTTGTTACCTCACCCTTTCTGTATGGAGGTACCTACAACCAGTTTAAAGTATCTTTTAAACGCCTGGGTATTGAAGTACGCTTTGCCAAAGACGACCAGGCCGACAACCTGGAGCAGCTCATCGACGATAAGACAAAAGCCATCTACATAGAAACCCTGGGCAACCCCGAATTTAACGTGCCGGATTTTGAGGCCATTGCGGCCCTGGCCAAACAGTATGATATTCCGCTTATTGTAGATAATACCTTTGGTGCCGGCGGCTACCTGTTCCGTCCGCTGGAGCATGGCGCTGCGGTGGTGGTAAACTCTGCTACCAAATGGATTGGCGGCCATGGTAACTCCATTGGCGGTGTGGTGGTAGATGGCGGAAATTATAACTGGGGCAACGGTAAGTTTCCGCAGTTTTCAGAACCATCCGAAGGTTACCATGGCATGAATTTCTGGGAGGTATTTGGCGAAGGCAATCCCCTTGGCCTGCCAAACATAGCCTTTGCCATTCGCACCCGGGTAGAAGGTCTGCGTGATTTTGGCCCGGCACTTAGCCCTTTCAACTCTTTCCTGCTGCTGCATGGATTGGAAACCTTAAGCCTGCGTGTAGATCGTACGGTGCAGAACGCATTGGAACTGGCACAGTGGCTGGAGCAGCACCCAGACGTAGAAGGCGTTAACTACCCCGGCCTGAAGAGTAGCCGTTATCATGAGCTGGCAAATAAATATTTCAAGAGAGGATTTGGTGGTGTGTTCACTTTCCGCATAAAGGGTGGTAAAGAGCGTGCCGAGCGTTTTGTGAACAGCCTTAAGCTGATCAGTCACCTGGCAAACGTAGGCGATGCCAAAACACTGGTTATTCATCCGGCATCTACCACGCACCAGCAGCTAAGCGAAGCCGCACAGCAAAGTGCGGGTGTTAATCCTAACCTGCTGCGCATATCGGCTGGTATAGAACATATTGATGATATTAAGGCAGATCTGGAGCAGGCATTTGCAAAAGTATCTGAACCTGTAACAGCTTAA
- a CDS encoding homoserine O-acetyltransferase (COG2021 Homoserine acetyltransferase), with protein MLEVFKHTAPFQLEGGQSLPGFELAYTTAGTLNQEGNNVVWICHALTGNAEPEEWWPGLVGQGKLLDPERYFIVCANVLGGCYGSTGPLSLNPQTGEPWYYTFPVLTNRDIVKAFQLLKTHIGIDRIGYMLGGSLGGQHALEWAILNPDDIEHLVLLATNAWHSAWGIAFNESQRMAIEADASWLQNSPRAGESGLKVARTIGMLSYRTWQIYNDRQAEDNTDKLANYRAAAYQQYQGQKLANRFNAFTYYRLSQAMDSHQVGRGRESTEAALAGVAAKTLVLGVDTDLLFPVHEQEYLAKHIPGAALQVISSQYGHDGFLVESVEIAAALQQHFPELKKEAVTREKIDF; from the coding sequence ATGTTAGAAGTATTTAAACATACAGCTCCGTTTCAGCTGGAGGGAGGCCAAAGCCTGCCGGGTTTTGAGCTGGCTTATACGACTGCCGGTACACTGAACCAGGAAGGCAATAATGTGGTGTGGATCTGTCATGCCCTTACGGGTAATGCGGAGCCAGAGGAGTGGTGGCCGGGCCTGGTGGGTCAGGGAAAGCTGCTGGATCCCGAGCGCTATTTTATTGTTTGTGCCAATGTACTGGGTGGCTGCTATGGCTCTACAGGTCCGTTGAGTCTTAATCCTCAGACAGGAGAGCCCTGGTACTATACTTTTCCTGTACTTACCAACCGCGATATCGTAAAAGCTTTTCAGCTTTTGAAAACCCATATTGGTATTGATCGCATTGGTTATATGCTTGGCGGCTCCCTGGGTGGGCAACATGCGCTGGAGTGGGCTATTCTTAATCCGGATGATATTGAACACCTGGTGCTGCTGGCCACCAATGCCTGGCATTCTGCATGGGGTATTGCCTTTAATGAAAGCCAGCGAATGGCCATTGAGGCAGATGCCAGCTGGTTGCAAAACAGCCCCCGGGCCGGAGAAAGTGGGTTAAAAGTAGCCCGCACGATTGGGATGCTTTCATACAGAACCTGGCAAATCTACAATGACCGGCAGGCAGAGGACAACACAGATAAGCTGGCCAACTACCGTGCTGCTGCCTACCAGCAATACCAGGGACAGAAGCTGGCCAACCGTTTTAATGCTTTTACCTACTACCGCCTTTCGCAGGCCATGGATTCGCACCAGGTGGGCAGGGGCCGGGAAAGTACAGAGGCCGCTTTGGCAGGCGTTGCCGCTAAAACCCTGGTACTGGGGGTTGATACGGATCTTTTATTTCCTGTGCATGAGCAGGAGTATCTGGCAAAACACATTCCGGGAGCTGCGCTTCAGGTTATTTCTTCCCAGTACGGGCATGATGGCTTTTTGGTAGAGTCCGTAGAAATAGCAGCGGCCTTACAGCAGCACTTTCCTGAACTTAAAAAAGAAGCAGTTACACGCGAAAAAATAGATTTTTAA
- a CDS encoding homoserine dehydrogenase (COG0460 Homoserine dehydrogenase) encodes MERRWKIGLFGFGTVGQGFYRIVQEQKLPIEVRRICVRNPNKERSGPQELFTYNPHDILEDPEIDLIVEAISETEPAFEIVKEALQRWLPVTSASKKMLALHLPELLALQQEANTPFRYEAAVAGAIPILHLLDEPLHEPVEEIRAILNGTTNYILTQMRLQHWSYEHALREAQRLGFAEANPASDVDGWDACYKLCLLARHAFGAILQPSDVEVEGISQLPASMLETAQQQGQRVRLVARLKQLNGVLQASVKPEAVAADDPLFGIEHELNAVQVDLRYSGKQIFTGKGAGALPTGAAVMADVLKLMEGKPYGYSRGKRIFNSVVA; translated from the coding sequence ATGGAGAGGCGTTGGAAAATAGGATTGTTTGGTTTTGGTACGGTAGGCCAGGGGTTTTACCGCATTGTGCAGGAACAAAAATTGCCCATAGAGGTACGGCGCATTTGTGTACGTAATCCAAATAAGGAGCGGTCGGGCCCGCAGGAGTTATTTACTTACAACCCACACGATATTCTGGAAGACCCTGAAATTGACCTGATCGTGGAAGCCATCAGCGAAACAGAGCCTGCTTTTGAAATTGTAAAAGAAGCCCTGCAGCGCTGGCTGCCGGTAACCTCGGCCTCTAAAAAGATGCTGGCCCTGCACCTGCCCGAGCTGCTTGCCCTGCAGCAGGAGGCCAATACCCCATTCCGGTACGAGGCCGCAGTAGCAGGTGCTATTCCTATTTTACACCTGCTTGATGAGCCCCTGCACGAGCCAGTAGAGGAAATACGCGCCATCCTGAACGGAACTACCAACTATATTCTTACCCAGATGCGACTGCAGCACTGGAGCTACGAGCATGCCCTGCGTGAAGCGCAGCGGCTTGGTTTTGCAGAGGCTAATCCAGCCTCTGATGTAGATGGCTGGGATGCCTGCTATAAGCTTTGCCTGCTGGCCAGACATGCCTTTGGCGCGATCCTGCAGCCCTCTGATGTAGAGGTAGAGGGGATTTCCCAGCTGCCGGCTTCAATGCTGGAAACTGCTCAGCAACAAGGGCAGCGCGTGAGGCTGGTGGCCAGGCTGAAACAGCTAAACGGAGTGCTGCAGGCAAGTGTAAAGCCTGAGGCAGTCGCTGCAGACGATCCACTTTTTGGAATAGAGCATGAACTGAATGCGGTGCAGGTAGATCTGCGCTACAGCGGCAAACAGATTTTTACCGGCAAGGGAGCGGGTGCGCTGCCAACAGGCGCAGCTGTAATGGCCGATGTACTAAAGCTGATGGAGGGCAAGCCCTATGGCTATTCCAGAGGAAAGAGGATTTTTAATAGTGTGGTAGCTTAA
- a CDS encoding peptidase m48 ste24p (COG4784 Putative Zn-dependent protease) — MKRVYRDIAILLAVFAGLWLAFTFIFSTSFHKSESKNSRQEQKLALYLHEHFLEEHDTLQDSRLQLMMDSVNSRLTKAAGKPGGYFKVWLLKGDSRNAFATLNGNIYLFQGMVELAHSPEVLAAVLAHEMGHLVHEDFQSRLTREISMTALLAIFGGGNTETISELGKTVLGLQYDRQQETEADAYASELLQKASINPDRLTQLFLKLQRAENSHTPEAFNFLLTHPHLSHRIEQAAMHTADSSFIEKPFAFDWQE, encoded by the coding sequence ATGAAAAGAGTATATCGCGATATTGCTATTCTTCTGGCAGTATTTGCCGGTCTATGGCTGGCCTTTACTTTCATCTTTTCCACCTCCTTTCATAAGTCTGAAAGCAAAAATAGCAGGCAGGAACAAAAGCTTGCGCTGTATCTGCATGAGCATTTTCTTGAGGAGCACGATACCCTGCAGGATAGCAGACTGCAGCTTATGATGGATTCTGTTAACAGCCGATTAACAAAGGCTGCCGGCAAACCGGGTGGTTATTTTAAAGTCTGGCTTCTGAAGGGAGACTCCCGCAATGCCTTTGCCACGCTTAATGGCAACATCTACCTCTTTCAGGGCATGGTTGAGCTTGCCCACTCTCCAGAAGTACTGGCTGCCGTGCTCGCGCACGAAATGGGTCACCTGGTACATGAGGATTTCCAAAGCAGATTAACAAGAGAAATCAGTATGACGGCCTTACTGGCTATTTTTGGCGGAGGCAATACAGAGACAATCTCTGAACTGGGTAAAACAGTGCTTGGCCTGCAATACGACCGACAGCAGGAAACAGAAGCTGATGCCTACGCAAGCGAACTACTGCAAAAAGCATCCATCAATCCGGATCGCCTCACGCAGCTCTTCCTTAAACTACAGAGAGCGGAAAATTCGCATACACCCGAAGCGTTTAACTTTCTGCTTACACACCCCCACCTAAGCCACCGGATAGAACAGGCAGCCATGCATACGGCCGATAGCAGCTTTATCGAAAAACCGTTTGCCTTTGATTGGCAGGAATAG
- a CDS encoding alkyl hydroperoxide reductase, which yields MRKVPTWVKPLLLGGGALNLLLAAIFMLLPEGSRALLFGSAVSVSVQAIQMYGILLAVLGFGYIAVSLNPFSNKAVLLMGLVANLLFALLLPAISGGMFWQHTALQLWVLVALVWCGLMVAILNEIAKARQQPQALANSYHEPLSKTLIRFRTQRGKSLLQLSNERPTMVVFLRKLGSNFCRETLSDIRDQRKSIEQRGTQIVLVHLADVAEASEVLQKYDLADLHHISDPSGIMYNAFGLKQGSLTKLLSWGVGIVDMLKRTPAQKGVNSVQEDYFRMPGVFLISNGEIVRSYKQRNPAQRPNLRQLSSSDQAA from the coding sequence ATGAGAAAGGTACCTACCTGGGTTAAGCCTCTTTTGTTGGGAGGTGGCGCCTTAAATTTACTACTGGCGGCAATTTTTATGCTGTTGCCGGAGGGTAGCCGGGCATTACTTTTTGGTAGTGCTGTTTCTGTGTCTGTACAGGCAATACAAATGTACGGCATTTTGCTGGCTGTCCTTGGTTTTGGTTATATAGCCGTTAGCCTTAATCCATTCAGCAACAAAGCGGTGCTGCTTATGGGGCTTGTCGCAAATCTGCTGTTTGCGCTGCTGCTGCCTGCTATATCGGGAGGCATGTTCTGGCAGCATACTGCCCTGCAGCTCTGGGTGCTGGTAGCATTAGTATGGTGCGGGTTAATGGTGGCCATCCTGAATGAAATTGCCAAAGCCCGTCAGCAGCCTCAGGCGCTGGCAAATTCCTATCATGAGCCGCTTTCTAAAACCCTGATCCGCTTTAGAACCCAGCGGGGCAAAAGCCTGCTGCAGCTCTCCAATGAACGCCCAACCATGGTTGTGTTTCTGCGCAAGCTGGGAAGTAACTTTTGCCGCGAAACCCTGTCCGATATTCGCGATCAGCGGAAGAGCATAGAGCAGCGTGGCACCCAGATTGTGCTGGTGCATCTGGCAGATGTGGCCGAAGCCAGCGAAGTACTGCAAAAATATGATCTGGCAGACCTGCATCATATAAGTGATCCGAGTGGTATTATGTACAATGCTTTTGGGTTAAAGCAGGGAAGCTTAACAAAGCTGCTTAGCTGGGGCGTAGGGATTGTGGACATGCTGAAACGGACACCGGCACAAAAAGGTGTAAACAGCGTGCAGGAAGATTATTTTCGCATGCCGGGTGTATTCCTGATCAGTAATGGAGAAATAGTGCGCAGCTATAAGCAGCGGAATCCGGCACAGCGGCCAAACTTACGCCAGCTCTCCTCATCCGACCAGGCAGCCTAA
- a CDS encoding DinB family protein (COG2318 Uncharacterized protein conserved in bacteria), whose amino-acid sequence MKAHFLKLLNYNTWANRRFLSSLQENTVVNNKVFLLLSHLLTAEEVWLCRVKGLAAPVQRLWEIYPNATLPLMLEENSREWIGYLNNCSDSDLEREIVYQNTKGETFSTRLDDIIMHMINHGSHHRGQIASMLQQEKVQVPASDYIVYVRELNPALV is encoded by the coding sequence ATGAAAGCACATTTCCTGAAATTACTGAATTACAATACCTGGGCTAATCGGCGGTTTTTAAGCAGCCTGCAGGAAAATACGGTGGTCAACAACAAAGTTTTTTTGCTGCTTAGCCATCTGTTAACTGCCGAAGAAGTGTGGCTTTGCCGGGTAAAGGGGCTGGCTGCGCCTGTTCAGCGCCTGTGGGAGATTTACCCCAATGCAACACTGCCCCTGATGCTGGAAGAAAACAGCAGGGAATGGATCGGGTACCTGAACAACTGCAGCGACAGCGATCTGGAACGGGAAATCGTTTACCAGAACACAAAAGGAGAAACTTTCAGCACCCGTCTGGACGATATCATTATGCACATGATCAACCACGGTTCCCACCACCGGGGGCAAATAGCCAGCATGCTGCAGCAGGAAAAGGTACAGGTACCTGCCAGCGACTATATTGTGTATGTCCGTGAGCTCAATCCCGCCCTGGTATAG
- a CDS encoding dienelactone hydrolase-like enzyme (COG0412 Dienelactone hydrolase and related enzymes): MHYIFMISLCLFLVSSVQAQHSCCSITNKKGNEAAAGSHAGHGIEQAQAEHHTSSHTSATAHFAGFASDADFTSGHDEPLAYTHQTTNGKEISYPTPDGQTSRAFAYMAPKASNKYLLVIHEWWGLNDHIKREAERYFKELGSVNVLALDLYDGKVAGTREEAQQYVQAVNEERVRAIIQGALNLAGKEAEIATIGWCFGGGWSLQAAIQAGNQAQACVIYYGMPEQDVQRLKQLDCEVLGIFASQDGHITPAVVEDFKMNMEKADKELEVKMYDAKHAFANPSNPAFNKSAADNAFKLSTAFLKKQLN; this comes from the coding sequence ATGCATTACATTTTTATGATAAGCCTCTGCCTCTTTCTGGTAAGCAGCGTACAGGCACAGCATAGCTGCTGCAGCATTACAAATAAAAAAGGGAACGAAGCTGCTGCCGGCAGCCATGCTGGACACGGAATTGAACAAGCACAGGCGGAGCATCATACTTCCTCGCACACTTCTGCAACAGCACATTTTGCAGGCTTTGCCAGTGATGCCGATTTTACCTCAGGCCATGATGAACCTTTGGCCTACACCCACCAGACCACCAACGGCAAAGAGATTAGCTACCCCACGCCCGATGGGCAGACTTCCAGGGCATTTGCCTATATGGCGCCTAAGGCGAGTAATAAATATTTACTGGTGATCCATGAGTGGTGGGGCCTCAACGATCACATCAAGCGCGAAGCCGAAAGATACTTTAAGGAATTAGGTAGTGTGAACGTTCTGGCACTGGACCTGTATGATGGAAAGGTAGCCGGCACCCGGGAAGAAGCGCAACAGTACGTGCAGGCGGTTAATGAAGAACGGGTCCGGGCAATTATCCAGGGAGCGCTGAACCTGGCAGGAAAAGAGGCAGAGATTGCAACCATTGGCTGGTGTTTTGGTGGCGGATGGAGCCTGCAGGCTGCCATACAGGCGGGCAACCAGGCCCAGGCCTGTGTGATCTATTATGGCATGCCCGAGCAGGATGTGCAGCGGCTTAAACAGCTCGATTGTGAGGTGTTGGGTATTTTTGCTAGCCAGGATGGCCATATTACCCCTGCGGTAGTGGAAGATTTTAAAATGAATATGGAAAAAGCAGATAAGGAGCTGGAGGTAAAAATGTACGACGCCAAACATGCCTTTGCCAACCCCAGTAACCCTGCCTTCAATAAAAGTGCTGCAGACAATGCCTTTAAGCTAAGTACAGCTTTTCTAAAAAAGCAGCTGAATTAA
- a CDS encoding hypothetical protein (COG0457 FOG: TPR repeat), whose protein sequence is MLLFSEELKAQRLSDLISEEVCQCLSKEQRPVAQAAIESCFKDIAIPYTVAQPVHEAKVREIVQDVVMLLKANCNLAGDQLLELKASYEVSSNPEAITYYTPGNKALSKQKYKRAIQLYKKALHIDPTFVMAMDRMAIAYRQLGEYNEAIKWYEQSHIVKPEGHIAIINLADIYSVRVEKNKALALYQELIDRYPDNPEGYFGISKILVIQENFTQALPIAVQAHKMFARQGNPHIRESNLLISRIFVEMEKRGEEEKFLDVISEAGIDIHLVEQQ, encoded by the coding sequence ATGCTTCTTTTTTCAGAAGAACTAAAAGCGCAGCGACTAAGCGATCTTATATCGGAAGAAGTTTGCCAGTGTTTATCCAAGGAACAAAGGCCCGTTGCTCAGGCCGCCATTGAATCATGCTTTAAAGACATAGCCATTCCCTATACAGTTGCACAGCCTGTTCATGAAGCTAAAGTTCGTGAAATTGTACAAGATGTGGTGATGCTGTTAAAGGCTAATTGCAATCTTGCTGGTGATCAGCTTTTAGAGCTTAAGGCCTCTTATGAAGTATCCTCTAATCCAGAAGCAATTACCTATTATACTCCGGGAAATAAGGCACTCAGCAAGCAAAAATACAAACGTGCTATTCAGCTTTATAAAAAGGCACTGCACATAGATCCTACATTTGTGATGGCGATGGATCGGATGGCAATTGCTTACCGACAGTTAGGTGAATACAATGAAGCAATTAAATGGTATGAACAGTCCCATATTGTCAAACCAGAGGGGCACATAGCAATCATCAATTTAGCCGATATTTATAGTGTGCGTGTAGAAAAGAATAAAGCACTGGCACTTTACCAGGAGTTAATTGATCGGTATCCAGATAATCCAGAGGGATATTTTGGTATAAGCAAAATACTGGTGATACAGGAAAATTTTACTCAGGCACTTCCTATTGCGGTGCAGGCGCATAAAATGTTTGCCAGGCAGGGAAATCCGCACATAAGAGAAAGCAACCTTTTGATTTCCCGGATTTTTGTAGAGATGGAAAAGAGAGGAGAAGAGGAGAAATTTCTAGATGTTATTTCCGAGGCAGGGATAGATATACACCTTGTGGAGCAGCAGTAA